One window of the Ammospiza nelsoni isolate bAmmNel1 chromosome 2, bAmmNel1.pri, whole genome shotgun sequence genome contains the following:
- the LOC132087347 gene encoding granulocyte-macrophage colony-stimulating factor receptor subunit alpha-like isoform X1, which produces MNGTAISNFACVIFNVSFMNCTWHVGRTATEDTQYFLYWGSFKNENVTECQNYITDTHGRHIGCRFQNVTIKDNRPYFLVNGSRSRQSIQSYEDYIKLYKIEKLTPPLNVTVNCTEASRRCRIWWQPPRTSHVENMSCFKYEIVIENKADAEKNPKTASKTTEITENDSYLYESFSSGKRYSVKIRATDAGFCRVSSNWGEWSTPVEFGTQQFTSTSSYMLFLIPSLAAGLTFLLCMTVRAYFKKTSAAVPQPRDPFREPSLMDFQDPGNGLKLCWERLMLVIRKMFLTQRMFGHWNSSPGQWSQQQPGRVQEAFGQHSQAHGVTPGAVLSRAESRSQ; this is translated from the exons ATGAATGGAACAGCCATTTCAAACTTTGCCTGTGTcatttttaatgtttccttCATGAATTGCACCTGGCATGTAGGCAGGACTGCTACAGAAGACACCCAATATTTCCTGTACTGGGGGTCCTTTAA GAATGAAAATGTCACAGAATGCCAAAATTACATCACAGATACCCATGGAAGGCACATAGGATGTCGATTTCAAAATGTGACAATAAAAGATAACCGTCCTTATTTCCTGGTAAATGGGTCCAGAAGCAGACAAAGCATTCAGTCATATGAGGATTACATAAAGCTATACAAAATTG AAAAACTCACCCCTCCACTAAATGTCACAGTGAACTGTACAGAAGCTTCTCGTAGATGTAGAATTTGGTGGCAGCCACCTCGCACAAGTCACGTGGAGAACATGAGTTGTTTCAAATATGAAATTGTCATAGAAAACAAG GCTGATGctgagaaaaaccccaaaactgcatCTAAAACA acagaaatcactgaaaatgACTCCTACCTATATGAAAGCTTCAGCTCAGGAAAAAGGTACAGCGTCAAGATCAGAGCAACAGATGCAGGCTTTTGTAGAGTAAGCTCAAACTGGGGAGAGTGGAGTACACCTGTGGAGTTTG GAACACAACAATTTACGTCTACTTCATCATATATGCTGTTTCTGATACCAAGCCTGGCAGCAGGTCTCACATTTCTTCTTTGCATGACAGT AAGGGCTTATTTCAAAAAAACATCTGCTGCAGTACCACAGCCAAGAGACCCATTCCGTGAGCCCTCTCTAATGGACTTTCAG gacccagggaatggcctgaagctgtgttgGGAGAGGCTTATGTTGGTTATCAGGAAAATGTTCCTCACCCAGAGgatgtttgggcactggaacagctccccagggcagtggtcacagcagcagcccggcagagttcaagaagcatttggacaacactctcaggcacacGGTGTGactcctggggctgtcctgagcagggctgagagtCGAAGTCAATGA
- the LOC132087347 gene encoding granulocyte-macrophage colony-stimulating factor receptor subunit alpha-like isoform X3: MNGTAISNFACVIFNVSFMNCTWHVGRTATEDTQYFLYWGSFKNENVTECQNYITDTHGRHIGCRFQNVTIKDNRPYFLVNGSRSRQSIQSYEDYIKLYKIEKLTPPLNVTVNCTEASRRCRIWWQPPRTSHVENMSCFKYEIVIENKADAEKNPKTASKTTEITENDSYLYESFSSGKRYSVKIRATDAGFCRVSSNWGEWSTPVEFGTQQFTSTSSYMLFLIPSLAAGLTFLLCMTVRAYFKKTSAAVPQPRDPFREPSLMDFQQGEEHQL, translated from the exons ATGAATGGAACAGCCATTTCAAACTTTGCCTGTGTcatttttaatgtttccttCATGAATTGCACCTGGCATGTAGGCAGGACTGCTACAGAAGACACCCAATATTTCCTGTACTGGGGGTCCTTTAA GAATGAAAATGTCACAGAATGCCAAAATTACATCACAGATACCCATGGAAGGCACATAGGATGTCGATTTCAAAATGTGACAATAAAAGATAACCGTCCTTATTTCCTGGTAAATGGGTCCAGAAGCAGACAAAGCATTCAGTCATATGAGGATTACATAAAGCTATACAAAATTG AAAAACTCACCCCTCCACTAAATGTCACAGTGAACTGTACAGAAGCTTCTCGTAGATGTAGAATTTGGTGGCAGCCACCTCGCACAAGTCACGTGGAGAACATGAGTTGTTTCAAATATGAAATTGTCATAGAAAACAAG GCTGATGctgagaaaaaccccaaaactgcatCTAAAACA acagaaatcactgaaaatgACTCCTACCTATATGAAAGCTTCAGCTCAGGAAAAAGGTACAGCGTCAAGATCAGAGCAACAGATGCAGGCTTTTGTAGAGTAAGCTCAAACTGGGGAGAGTGGAGTACACCTGTGGAGTTTG GAACACAACAATTTACGTCTACTTCATCATATATGCTGTTTCTGATACCAAGCCTGGCAGCAGGTCTCACATTTCTTCTTTGCATGACAGT AAGGGCTTATTTCAAAAAAACATCTGCTGCAGTACCACAGCCAAGAGACCCATTCCGTGAGCCCTCTCTAATGGACTTTCAG CAGGGAGAAGAGCATCAGCTGTAA
- the LOC132087347 gene encoding granulocyte-macrophage colony-stimulating factor receptor subunit alpha-like isoform X2, which produces MNGTAISNFACVIFNVSFMNCTWHVGRTATEDTQYFLYWGSFKNENVTECQNYITDTHGRHIGCRFQNVTIKDNRPYFLVNGSRSRQSIQSYEDYIKLYKIEKLTPPLNVTVNCTEASRRCRIWWQPPRTSHVENMSCFKYEIVIENKADAEKNPKTASKTTEITENDSYLYESFSSGKRYSVKIRATDAGFCRVSSNWGEWSTPVEFGTQQFTSTSSYMLFLIPSLAAGLTFLLCMTVRAYFKKTSAAVPQPRDPFREPSLMDFQPEYTKLLKKQGTEEITNIEEVMECK; this is translated from the exons ATGAATGGAACAGCCATTTCAAACTTTGCCTGTGTcatttttaatgtttccttCATGAATTGCACCTGGCATGTAGGCAGGACTGCTACAGAAGACACCCAATATTTCCTGTACTGGGGGTCCTTTAA GAATGAAAATGTCACAGAATGCCAAAATTACATCACAGATACCCATGGAAGGCACATAGGATGTCGATTTCAAAATGTGACAATAAAAGATAACCGTCCTTATTTCCTGGTAAATGGGTCCAGAAGCAGACAAAGCATTCAGTCATATGAGGATTACATAAAGCTATACAAAATTG AAAAACTCACCCCTCCACTAAATGTCACAGTGAACTGTACAGAAGCTTCTCGTAGATGTAGAATTTGGTGGCAGCCACCTCGCACAAGTCACGTGGAGAACATGAGTTGTTTCAAATATGAAATTGTCATAGAAAACAAG GCTGATGctgagaaaaaccccaaaactgcatCTAAAACA acagaaatcactgaaaatgACTCCTACCTATATGAAAGCTTCAGCTCAGGAAAAAGGTACAGCGTCAAGATCAGAGCAACAGATGCAGGCTTTTGTAGAGTAAGCTCAAACTGGGGAGAGTGGAGTACACCTGTGGAGTTTG GAACACAACAATTTACGTCTACTTCATCATATATGCTGTTTCTGATACCAAGCCTGGCAGCAGGTCTCACATTTCTTCTTTGCATGACAGT AAGGGCTTATTTCAAAAAAACATCTGCTGCAGTACCACAGCCAAGAGACCCATTCCGTGAGCCCTCTCTAATGGACTTTCAG CCAGAATATACtaagctattaaaaaaacaaggaactgaagaaataacaaatattGAAGAAGTGATGGAATGCAAGTGA
- the LOC132087347 gene encoding granulocyte-macrophage colony-stimulating factor receptor subunit alpha-like isoform X4 produces the protein MNGTAISNFACVIFNVSFMNCTWHVGRTATEDTQYFLYWGSFKNENVTECQNYITDTHGRHIGCRFQNVTIKDNRPYFLVNGSRSRQSIQSYEDYIKLYKIEKLTPPLNVTVNCTEASRRCRIWWQPPRTSHVENMSCFKYEIVIENKADAEKNPKTASKTTEITENDSYLYESFSSGKRYSVKIRATDAGFCRVSSNWGEWSTPVEFGTQQFTSTSSYMLFLIPSLAAGLTFLLCMTVRAYFKKTSAAVPQPRDPFREPSLMDFQGEEHQL, from the exons ATGAATGGAACAGCCATTTCAAACTTTGCCTGTGTcatttttaatgtttccttCATGAATTGCACCTGGCATGTAGGCAGGACTGCTACAGAAGACACCCAATATTTCCTGTACTGGGGGTCCTTTAA GAATGAAAATGTCACAGAATGCCAAAATTACATCACAGATACCCATGGAAGGCACATAGGATGTCGATTTCAAAATGTGACAATAAAAGATAACCGTCCTTATTTCCTGGTAAATGGGTCCAGAAGCAGACAAAGCATTCAGTCATATGAGGATTACATAAAGCTATACAAAATTG AAAAACTCACCCCTCCACTAAATGTCACAGTGAACTGTACAGAAGCTTCTCGTAGATGTAGAATTTGGTGGCAGCCACCTCGCACAAGTCACGTGGAGAACATGAGTTGTTTCAAATATGAAATTGTCATAGAAAACAAG GCTGATGctgagaaaaaccccaaaactgcatCTAAAACA acagaaatcactgaaaatgACTCCTACCTATATGAAAGCTTCAGCTCAGGAAAAAGGTACAGCGTCAAGATCAGAGCAACAGATGCAGGCTTTTGTAGAGTAAGCTCAAACTGGGGAGAGTGGAGTACACCTGTGGAGTTTG GAACACAACAATTTACGTCTACTTCATCATATATGCTGTTTCTGATACCAAGCCTGGCAGCAGGTCTCACATTTCTTCTTTGCATGACAGT AAGGGCTTATTTCAAAAAAACATCTGCTGCAGTACCACAGCCAAGAGACCCATTCCGTGAGCCCTCTCTAATGGACTTTCAG GGAGAAGAGCATCAGCTGTAA
- the LOC132087350 gene encoding granulocyte-macrophage colony-stimulating factor receptor subunit alpha-like — protein sequence MKGSAIENFSCVIYNIFLMNCTWQAGRDAPADTQYFLYWQQSRGEEEMECELYIKDENFRNVGCIFQNVSIGIEKAYFLVNGSSNNSLIQFYDEYIDLYKIVEITYRTLYPGVNELRHVQHTLGMAAVLESILRCHCFCSKISLKMSNWFWYCAKRLNRKGFVLEEETEL from the exons ATGAAGGGCTCAGCCATTGAAAACTTCTCCTGTGTGATTTATAACATCTTCCTCATGAACTGCACTTGGCAGGCAGGAAGGGATGCTCCAGCAGACACACAGTATTTTCTCTACTGGCAGCAGTCAAG AGGTGAAGAGGAGATGGAATGTGAGCTTTACATTAAAGAtgaaaatttcagaaatgtgGGATGCATCTTCCAAAACGTGAGCATAGGGATTGAAAAAGCTTACTTCCTAGTGAATGGGTCTAGCAACAACTCCCTGATCCAGTTCTATGATGAGTACATTGACCTGTATAAAATTG tGGAGATAACATACAGGACACTGTACCCTGGAGTAAATGAATTAAGACATGTACAACATACCTTAGGCATGGCTGCTGTACTTGAAAGCATCCTGCGCTGTCACTGTTTCTGCAGCAAAATCTCACTGAAAATGTCAAACTGGTTCTGGTATTGTGCTAAAAGATTGAACAGAAAAGGTTTTGTTCTAGAAGAAGAAACTGAGCTGTAA